The nucleotide sequence ACATAGGCACCtgcgtacgcacacacataccaaAAGCTGAAGAAAGATGAGCCACACCTGTGCTTGCCTTGACGATCGGCGAGCCTATCTTCAAGtagaaaggagagaagtaCAGCGGAGGACGTTACTCGTACGTTTCACCGCGTGCCTCCAACGTATCCCCAGCGCTGTTACCTTTTCAATTTTTCCATGGGAGAGAAGACCGATCTGCTATCCCTCGACTCGCGCCCTCCCATGACACTACCGCCGTAAAAGCTATCAACGCGAATTCTGCTGTCACGCCATAATTGGGCAACACAACGCACGAATAAGTGGACTGATGTATCCCCCTTTTTCCATCACCTGAGGACCCGTGTCTCCCCAATGTCTCTAGTACCCTTGCGCTGTGCGCCTCATGGTGAGCAATGAGCCCACGAGGCAGCCTGTCCGAGGCACTACGGTCGGAGCAAGTACAGTGAGAGAACCGACACGCcagagaagcgaaggaagCGACCCATAGTGGCCCTCTCCCCGCCACTGCGACACACACTGCAGGAAGCCTTTGCCGATGGCCTCCAATCATGATGTGCTGTCAATAGAAGCGCATAACTGCGCTAGAAGGTGCGCCGCAAAGTCCCGAAGACCTCATCCTACGGCGCGCGCTTCAGCCTGTATAGTCATGCATGGCGTCGCAACGCACTGTTCAGCAACCGTGCGAGCCGCGCCTATTTCAGAAACCAAAACAGCACCTCAGTCGCTCAACGGCGCATCCGTAATCACAATCACCATTGGGGCCTGCCTCCCGCCTTCCTGAAAGGAAACGCGGCCAaccgctctcttttttttccttccgcACGATCCGGCAAACCCGCAGCCCCTGAATAGCCCACACTTCATCAGAGCGCTGTTTCGCACATCTATAAACGTGCTCGAACACCAAAGCACAGCCTTTTTGTGCCCCCACGTGCCCACTGCCCTGCCATACAACATGGATGAGTCCCCCTCGACCCCTGGCACCTCACAGGGCCCATCGCATGGggcaaagcagccgtgggCACACGCctcacagcagtgcgccggtcgccacctcgtgcattCCTCGAGGGCTGGCTCAGCCTCCCCacgccagtgggcagcgagggccggctGAGATGCACTCGAGTCGCGCGGACACCTCGCCCACCCAGGCCCTGACTGCCGACATCGGCAGCGAgacatcgctctgacctccccgcgtcgcaggcgcttggccctctcgccaccacaggtgtctcggcactggcagggatcGAGGGGCTGCACAGGGCGGGGCCCCAGACCCCTGTGTACCACGCACCGGGGTGCCCCCGCCATCCTCCCGTTCTGTCATCGGGGTGGGGAGAAGtggaaaaaagaaaggaaggcagcagaagagaaagaagaggcaaTATGTATGTCCATCAGCGCGTTGCGTTGCGTttcgagagaaaaaaaaaaacacaagaGGAAAAATCAAAGTGAAAGGGGGTGCATCCACGACGACGCAAGAGCGGCTACACTCCGTTGTTGCCCTCTGCCACATATGGTGGCTGCTTTGTTCCTGTCCCCCTGATTCAGTCTCTTCACAGGAGCGGCACCTCACTACAGAATGAAGAGATTGGGTGAGccaaaaaaagggggaaggagagtgGCTCACGCGCACATCACTCTAGGTAGCCAAAAAAATATATGAGCGTATGCTGCCGTACACAGTAACAGAGCGTGACGcgccagcacacgcacacgtacgtgtCAAAGTCAGTCAAAGACccgaaagggaaaaaaaaagagaaaagacgAACGAAGACGTTCGCCTGCCTTTCGGCGTatttgtgggtgtgtgtgggtgtgggtgtgtgtgtgggtgtgggtgtgtgtgtgggtgtatcgACTCTTCACGATGGTGAAAACAAAGCACTCCCAACACGGGAAAgaggcacacaggcacacacacacacgcagcagcagcagcagcagcagcatcctcACAACAGGAGGTGGGCAACAGAAGAACAAGGAAGAACCAAAGGAAAACTGTGAGaagcaggaagaggagaaaggaacgggcaagggaaagggaaggaaaaagcAGTAAACAACGGACGGAAACGATGCGAGTTCTACAATGTACGCGCGTGCATCGCGCCATGTCCCCCGCAGCCCATCACAATCAAGAGAAGACAATGCTTGGTCtgcctttcccctttcctatGCTCTTGTACATACTACCCACTCACAGAACGATTTCACTCACCGTCTGTCAACAGGGTGAGTGCACCCTCCAAGTTGAGATTggcctcctcatcctcctcgtacTCGCCATTTGGCTTGAGTACGCCGAGATATCCAAAGCCATATCCGCAAACCGGTGCTGCCTCTATTGAGTCCTCGGCAACCGCAACCGAAACTCGCTGGGACAGTGGAAgctccgacgcaacgagTGCcttggctgctgctgctttgttGGCCTTCTGCTCATTTGCCCGCAGCACTCGCATACGGCGccgaagacgctgctgccgccgcgagACGTTGCCCCGTCCATcgtcgccactgctgctaACGGACCTCTGCATCGGTGTCACCCTACTTTTGCGGGATGCAATGATGCGCTGCACCCTTTCAGTGTCACTTGATCCTGGGGGGCTAGGGATGCCTCTCAGTTTCTGTGACGGTCGCTTGGTTGCGTCTACCTTGCTCGCACGTGTCAATGAAACAGCGACGGGTGCACTGGCACGTTCCTCAGGAGGCTGCTCCCAGCCGCTGAGGCCACCTGCAGAGCTATTCGCTGTCCCTCGTGCTGGCCCATAAGGCCTGCCTGCGGTGGCCTCTTGCGATGCTTGCTGTCGGTGCCCATCCCCGTACGAACATGATATGGCGGCATGCTCAGCCTTGGCCACTATGTCCTCGTTGTCCACGAGGCGAATGTAATCGCATTTGGAAAACGAGTGGAACAAGCCCTCTCCTAAAGCTGCTCCAACCTCCCCTGTGGCACTCCTGCTTGACGCCTGAGGATAGGATGGCGACACGACAACTGTGTCTTTCAgaggctgcagctgctgcggaaTTACGGAGTGCATCGAAAGAGATAACGCCACGGAGGGAGGCGACTCAACGCGGAGACCGGCTGTTGTGACAAAAGGGAGGTCGCTTGTCAACTGGGTGCCAGACCTGGTGTCAACAGCTAGTGGAGACGACAGATGTTCATGTGACGCAGTGGCCGTCTTCCAGATCGGTGGAACAAACGCCGGAACCGCAAAAAGGGCCATGCCCTCTGGTGCTGCGTCTATGCACGACTGCTCGTCACTGCTCACGAACAAACAAGACATCTTTCCCGCTCCGGTAAGAGTGATCGTGTCAATCCAGGATATACATGGGAGGTTGAACACGGAATGCGCGATGCCTGCAACATGAAACACTACCTGCACCCACTTGTTGCGTGGGATGATGAGGGGAAGGTAGGCAGTCGTCACGTCATCAGCCGTCTCATCGTAACGTGGATCTTTGATATAGGTACCAATTACCAGTTTTGTCCGATTCACTGTGTACTGACTGACAACGACCTCTAGCGCGAAGTGGTCTATAGAGTCGAGGCAGAGCTGGGCCACTAAAAGGGAGTCGTGTAATCGCAACGAAGATAGAGGGAAGTCCTCGCGTGGAATTTGCACACGGGTCTGCGAAGGCTTTCCTTTCATTATGAGAACTGGTTTCCTAATGTGCTTGTCGATTACAATAGAACATCCCAGTGGATTCACCACCTTTGCATGCGTCAACAGCTTACTGTTTGCCTCCATcacgagctgcagctgtgtcGCCATCTTGAAAGTCTTCTAGAAAAGAAGGGTAGCGTAGTAAAATCTCAAATTAAAACCTTGAAGGTGAACTGAGCATGTGAAGTAACTGCGCTCGCGCGCGTACCTCTCCCTGCCACAGCGCTATCCCCTTTTCTAAAGAGACTGTACAAAAGAGCACAAAGGGAGTATGTCACTTTGTGACAGGAAAAAAAGGTGTGGGGAAAAGCCAGGAGAGCACTTTGAGCATTTAAAGCTAGAAACCTCTGCACAAAGGCTGGTCGAGGGAGCACTATATTCACTAACGGAATAGAACACACATCTTCCATTGTGTTTATTTGTGCTGCGTGAAGGCAGCAGCCGATccaaaggagaaagagataGAAGGCAGTTTTGATAGTATTACACCGCCTGGCATAGTGccctccaaaaaaaaaatggagatATGTCTCTTTTAAATTGTTTTCACGCTTAACTTGCGGTTGCAAATATTCTCAGTGATGCTCTCTACACTCGAGCATGAGTGAAAATATACACCATAGGTCAATGTGAGATAGTGCATGCAGATCTATGTGAAAAAGTCGCCTGCTTCGCGCTCATCAGCTCTTCATGTCAGTCGTGGTTCAGAGGGTTCGGAAGAGGATCTCGAAAAAGCATGATATCCCGTTGCTGGACAAAGTTCGGTGGCTCCAGCGTGATGATGCTGCACACCCCCTTTTCATCTACACATAAAATGCCGCCTCTATTTCCAAACTCGTTGCAGTAGTTAGTGGCGGAGAAGATGGTGAGCAAATGGCGCTTTTTGTGATTCGGGAAAAACTGAAAACCTTCTTCGACCACTTGATGTGCACGGCACACCAAATCTATGTCATTCTCAACTAAAAAGCGCTCAAGGGCCCGTTCGGAAAAAACATATGATATTCTGCGCGAACTAGGGGCCCAGTCCACACCCGCTGGCAGGTCCGCTTCGGGGTCTGCCCAGAGAAGGTCACAAATGATGCCTGAGTGTGGAACGTTGCACGGACGCATGTCCGGGATGTCTCGCAGGAAACGAAGCTCGGCAGAGAGACCGCCGTGCACACAGAAAATGGAGCCGTTGATGAGAGCCGCCACAGGCAGTATACGGAAAAAATCGGCAAACATTTTGAATAGTTTAATGCCGTAGCGCCGCTTGCACTCGTCATAGAACCCATACAATAGCATGATTTGTTCGTCTTCATGGTTGCCACGAAGCATAGTCATGTGGCGTGGCGAAATAATCTTGAGAGCAAGCAAGGTCACAACGACCTCGACGGAGCGAGCGCCACGGTCGACATAATCGCCGAGGAGTAGAAAACTGTACGTGTTATCATCCATTGACGAGTTGGTCTCTTTGCGTGCCTTCTTCGCATCAGCTCCAAAAACAGTGCCCCCCAGTGGTGGGCATCGTTTGAAGATGTTAACCAAGTCGTGGTATTGCCCGTGTAGGTCACCGCAGACGTAAACGGGTGAATCTACTTCGACAAGTATTGGCTCACTAGCTATGATTGCGCGTGCCTTGACGAGAATCTGAACGATGAGCTCTTCCGGAATCCGCTGTTCTTTCAAAACGTTGCTTGTGTAGCGCTCAGGAAGAAGTTCTAAAAGGCGGTAAAGCACATCATTCTCTCTTTCAACAGAAAGAGTGTCTGTGGGAAGGCTACTGAGTGTACATATGGATAGATCCACAGCGCATCGCCCTCGCTTCGTGTGCGACATTTGCACATAATTACCTAAGATTCTGGGTTTCTGTAGCTTCAATCGAGCTTATCTTCTGGAAAAAAGCGCGCTGCTTTTAAACGTGGAGTGTAGTAGAAATTGCATCAGTGATGAACGAAAAAGAGTGTAGAGGAAAACATAAAGAAATAACTGAGATACTTTCTCCTCCATTATGTCATCTTCCCGCAAATATCGAGATAGGTACACATATGTGCTACAAATCATCTCTTTCTGTTGTACTATTGCTAAATACTGTGCAGGCGGGACAAAGCGACTGTCATTGAGTCGGGTCATGTATATAATCGCCTCTTGTCCTACTTCATCCCTTCGTCGCAAGCATGCTGTACGGTCGGCGCCAGGCAGACACAAGTGGATCGCACACCTCGATCCAAGCAGGCCACCTTCATAGTCCTGCTCAAGGGAACAAGCAGTAGCGTTTGCTGTGTTGGCAACAGGGGGTGACTTAGAGACATGGTGGAGGAGTTCAAGGAAGACGCTGACAAACTGCAGATCAAGACCCTCTAAGACCATAaccaaagcagcagcaaagcgcaaaaaaaaaggcatcTTTTTTCGATCCGATGGTGTTAAAAAAGTGTTACTCTATTTTTAGATGCGATGCCAGTAAAGAGTCTGCAAGCCACCTATCAGAGATCTGAGGGAGGCAATCACAGAGCAGTAGTTGGGGTCCTAATCGCCCCACAACAAAAAGCGAAACAGTAGcaacgcagagagaaaatTATGCAGACTACTCTTTCTTGGCAACGATATGATTCGCAGtattttgttgttgttgctaCCCAGCGGTGTAGAAGATACCCTGCGTTTATGTGTGCTTAGCTTTCGTCATCGCCACCAAAAACTGGGGCATAGATGAGGGTGGGAGGTTCATCACTGGAGACACAGTTTTTCTGGTTTCTCATGGGTTGAGGAGAGTTACTTCGTTTCCGAGACGCGGACATTGTTGAATCCCTGACAAAGCGGAATGGCTCCGGTGTCCAGGAAGACATAGCAACCAGAGTCCTGCCGGAAGCAAAATAGCAGTCGGCACTAGCAAGAATGCAACCGCTCAGGATTACTTCACTGACCGCAAGCCCTGTGCCGCTCTGATACAGCACCAACCGAGCACGATCCCCCGCGAAAAGTTTCAGCTTCAAGGGCACGGAAAACTGGACGGTGTTAGTTACTGCTAGGGGGACTGGAGGGCCAGTCGCTTTGCCATCGCAGTCAAGGCGTTGCATGAAGAGATATACTTTTCGTTGCAAAGATCCTACAGCGGTATTGAAGGCTATAGAAGATACCTCGATCGAGCCCAGCATTGGCACCACGGGGACTTGCAGGTCAGTTGAGTGGGTTGTCGTTTTTAAGGCGGTCACACCGTCCACCGGGATTGAGAAGAGTAACGGGATATCTGTTAGTCCGTTTTCCGCCTCGAAAGCAGAGCGGAGGGACTTCCTGAACGGCAGTCCCGCTTTTTCGAGCATGATGAACAGTGCGGGAGAGGTTCCTCGCAACATGCGAAGAGAAACTGGTAAGGTGAAAGGAAGCAAAGAAAGGTTGGAAACGAAAGGACGAGAGCAGTTGACACACAGCATTTTTAAAAAGCATTGTTCTCCAAATTGGCAGAAAACCCACAGTTTCACCATAATGCTCAGTGAAGAGCCACACGCAAAGAAGACAGCGAAGCGGTGAAGATTGAAACCGGCTGGCACTTTTTGGGAGGCAGGGGGCTTGTAAGGGCGCCTGTTTTGGTTGAGCTCGATTCTGCTGTGGAAAGAAACCACGGTGCTTCTGAGGTCCTCTCACATAACCGTGCGTTTTGACACACTACTCAGGGTTGTGTCGATAATCGTGCTGCACGACTCAAAGGTGTGCTCGATAAAAATTGCCAGTCTGCATGAAAAATGTTGCAACAAAcacagtggggggggggggattggCTGCATTAACAGACCCCTTTCGCCAAAGCACTCTCCCAAGTGACCCCGTGGCACAGGCACTCTCTCCAAAGCCACCTCCACAGTTCACCCCCTCCGCTCTTACACGTTTGGAAAACCCCACATGTACTTTATCAAAGCAGGTCCTTGCGCTCAATACGCGCGGGGACGACACCTCGGtcttgttctcttttcttaTCACTTCCGGTACCCCGTACCCCCCTCTAGCCGATCAAGGCGAATTTACTTCTTCAACCCACCGACTTCATCGACAAGCAACACGGTTTCCTGCCGGTGAAAACCTCACACACGACCCTTCCATAGTGGCTGCAAGCTTCTCCCCACACGAAGGGGTATCTTCCCCCACCTAATGCCAGGTGCATCTCTACATTTGCGCGGTGATTTCTCAACAGTTTGCCAATGGCAGCGCTGTCACCTGGCGCGCTCGGTGGCAACATTGTGACAGAACTACGCCTATTCGCTTTCACTCCTACTTTTtgccttttgtttttctccaTTGCGCATGGAAAACAGACCCTTCTCACCCGCAGCCTTCTCGTCTCTTCATCTTTAGCTGCACATCAACCTTTTTTTTCAGTCACGATGAGCTCTGCATCTGCATATGGTGTGGACGGGCAAGCAAGGTCGTTGTGCCCGCTGTATCACCCATCGCTGAACTCCCAAGAGTTTCACCGCTTTCTCATCGGAACTGCCAACCTTTCGGCGGAGAACAAAATTCATCTCATCGAGTATCAGGACGCCACGAAGTCGCTAGAGTGTGCCGCAGTATGGCCACACAACGATCCAGTGATGGGGCTGTGGTGCTCGCCGTCTCTTTCGGCCGACAGTCTTCTCGCTGTTtcctcgctgcagcagttGGAGATTTTTCGAATTTCTGAGAATGTGATGAGTGAGCCTATGTGCATTGCCACAGTGAGGAAAAGGTACAGCCTTGTGCTATGGGATTTGGACGGGCTCCAAAGCGAATTCAAGGGAGTCCACCAAAACACGCTCGCCACAATCTCCTTGAGCTCTTCTAAACTCGGTTTAGAGACGGTCAGTTACACAAGCAGTGAGGGCTCTAttcgctgcgctgccctAGCTCCTTACGACCCCACCCTCTGTCTTATTTCTTGTGATAATGGACTGCAGCTCATTGATTTGCGCAGCAAAAAAGCGTCCCCCTTCGCAGCTACCAAGTACAGCCATGGTTTCGGTTACTCAACGGCAGTTGATTTTGATCGCTTAAAGCCAGGGCAATTCCTTTCCGCAGGCACAGACGGCTACGTATACATTCACGACATTCGCTACAATACCTCCTGTTCTCTTGCAATGCTGCAGCATATGAAAGCACATGAGCACACAGTGCAAGGCTGCCAATTCAACTCATTTCGAGATGAGCTTGTTCTGTCGTGTAGCTCTGATCAAACTCTCAAGTTGTGGGATCTTGAGCAGAACAATGAACCAAAGTGTCTCCGCCGACTAGCGGACTATGGAGACAGCGTTGTTGCCCTCTGCTGGAGTAGCAATAGCCCCTGGGTGTTTGCAGGTCTGTCCTTCAATGGAAAACTCCTTGTCGATACCGTTCCTAATGAAAAGAAAATGAGCATTTTGCTCGACGAAAAGAAGTGGTCTGAAGCCTGACTGTACAGGTTTTGTTCTTCTCCGCTCCATGCTTCTATTATCTTCAAAGAGAACGTCTTGAATCAATGATCGTTGGTTGGACAACGTGCAAACTACTCTTCAGTTATCCCGGGCATTATCGAAATatgagctgctgcttttttttttttgcatgCTCTTGGCCAGTTTTCTACAAAAAGAAGTGCTGTTGAAAGGGGATATTTTGGGGGAAGAGCCACTTCAGTAGTTGTATCAACTGCGTTTTAGTTGAGTCGCAAAATAAGCGGATCCTGGCTTCGTTTCCAATCTAGAGATGGAGCTCTGTGTGCTGAAACTCTATGACTGGCTGCGAAGAAAACGACGGAAAACTTCCTTTATGTGCGTGTCCCACCTCGAGCTTTTCGTCCTCAATATTCTCTCCCAAAATCTTTCgacttttctccttttctttaTGCATCCACATTCATACTGCTATGCACATATCTTCTCCGACGAATAATACTGCTTTATGTTATTTTTGACTGACCGGGAAAAGCCATTTTTCACACCCTCTTTTCCTAATCGTAACAGTAAGCGAGAAAAGCCCTCCCCAATGTCGTCCCCCAAAGACCTCCGTATTCAGATCGAGGCTCTTGCCTTCCAAATCGCGGACATCAAGAAGGCGGGAGGTACTGATTGCGATGAGTACAAGTCACTGGTAAAGGAAATGGCTGCGCTTCGCAGCCGACTTCCGCAAGAtgagaagaaggcgaagaaggaaaagacaaTAGAGCCGTCGTACTTTGAGTCGCGCCTGGCGATGGTCAAGGAGATGGGTCTTCTCGGTGCTGCCTACCCGCATAAGTACCACCGTCAGTATACGATTCCTCAGTACCGCAGGAAGTACGCACCTTTGATAGCAGAGCCCGGTACTTCCCTTGACGAAACGGTCACTATAGCGGGTCGCATCATTAAGAAGCGTAGTTCCGGATCAAAGCTGCACTTCATTACTATCCAGGGTGATATGGAGACTGTGCAGGTCATTTCCGCCATTGCTAATTACACTGACGAGTCGAAGTTTGCTGAGATCCACTCTAAGCTAAAGCGTGGTGATATTATCGGCGTTGCGGGAAAGCCATCCCTATCAAAGAGCAACGAGTTCTCACTCAATGCTGTCGAAGTTACGCTTCTCTCAACTTGCTACCACATGCTACCCGACGACTACTTCGGTCTTTCTTCCTTTGAGCAGCGCTTCCGTCAGCGCTACCTTGACTTGATCGTCAATC is from Leishmania braziliensis MHOM/BR/75/M2904 complete genome, chromosome 15 and encodes:
- a CDS encoding putative protein phosphatase 1 catalitic subunit translates to MSHTKRGRCAVDLSICTLSSLPTDTLSVERENDVLYRLLELLPERYTSNVLKEQRIPEELIVQILVKARAIIASEPILVEVDSPVYVCGDLHGQYHDLVNIFKRCPPLGGTVFGADAKKARKETNSSMDDNTYSFLLLGDYVDRGARSVEVVVTLLALKIISPRHMTMLRGNHEDEQIMLLYGFYDECKRRYGIKLFKMFADFFRILPVAALINGSIFCVHGGLSAELRFLRDIPDMRPCNVPHSGIICDLLWADPEADLPAGVDWAPSSRRISYVFSERALERFLVENDIDLVCRAHQVVEEGFQFFPNHKKRHLLTIFSATNYCNEFGNRGGILCVDEKGVCSIITLEPPNFVQQRDIMLFRDPLPNPLNHD